From one Halanaerobiaceae bacterium ANBcell28 genomic stretch:
- a CDS encoding nucleotide disphospho-sugar-binding domain-containing protein — MKILIAPMAVPVEARGPFSRAKKIANESIYRGHQVAFCAARDINYFPLKNVKNYFAPLPSFFGLPNYLSEILICLVKKLGIQKRKKINSYEEVMHIFGIISKKHFQEDVKYIRKAIKDFKPDIVYAEFRIAAIVAAKLENKKVATSFSYPVQKEYASSPKYSNSVNDFLQEMNLPKLESTLDIFKWANLKIIPSSYDLEPVESENVIFAGALNTYNIKSDSLNFERRNKIIVYMGNGAISPKKQIKEMKRGFINSQYDIYIASSQIKSIKEKNIIVKDRFNFEKLLPEAIAFINHGGQNSIMDGLAYGAPQIICPGNVFERRYNAISIDRLEAGKLISEKDFKADKLKKIINDCKTKTPIFFHFKSTTV, encoded by the coding sequence ATGAAAATATTAATAGCTCCAATGGCGGTACCCGTTGAAGCTCGAGGCCCATTCTCTAGGGCAAAAAAAATTGCTAATGAATCAATATACAGAGGGCATCAGGTAGCTTTTTGTGCTGCTAGAGATATCAATTATTTTCCACTAAAAAATGTTAAAAATTATTTTGCACCATTGCCATCATTTTTTGGATTACCAAATTACTTAAGTGAAATTTTAATATGCTTGGTAAAAAAGTTGGGTATTCAGAAAAGAAAGAAGATTAATAGCTATGAAGAAGTGATGCATATATTTGGAATTATTAGTAAAAAGCATTTTCAAGAAGATGTAAAATATATTCGAAAAGCTATAAAAGATTTTAAGCCTGATATAGTCTATGCAGAATTCAGAATTGCTGCCATTGTAGCAGCGAAACTTGAAAATAAAAAAGTTGCTACAAGTTTTAGCTATCCAGTACAAAAAGAATACGCTAGTAGTCCAAAATATAGTAATAGTGTTAATGATTTTTTGCAAGAAATGAATTTGCCAAAGCTTGAATCTACATTGGATATTTTCAAATGGGCTAATCTAAAAATAATACCTAGTTCTTATGATTTAGAACCAGTTGAAAGTGAGAATGTAATATTTGCAGGAGCTTTAAATACTTATAATATAAAAAGTGATAGCTTAAATTTTGAAAGAAGAAATAAAATTATAGTTTATATGGGAAATGGAGCTATTTCTCCTAAAAAACAAATAAAAGAAATGAAAAGAGGATTTATAAATTCTCAATATGATATATATATTGCTTCTAGTCAGATAAAAAGTATTAAAGAAAAAAATATAATAGTAAAAGATAGATTTAATTTTGAAAAGTTATTACCAGAAGCAATAGCCTTTATTAATCATGGAGGACAAAATAGTATAATGGATGGATTAGCATATGGTGCTCCTCAAATTATTTGCCCGGGAAATGTTTTTGAGAGGAGATATAATGCCATTTCGATAGATAGGTTAGAGGCTGGTAAATTAATATCTGAGAAAGATTTTAAAGCTGACAAATTAAAAAAAATTATAAATGATTGTAAAACAAAAACACCAATATTTTTTCACTTTAAAAGCACTACAGTATG
- a CDS encoding ATP-binding cassette domain-containing protein: MSFIDVNNLSKEFKVFTRKKGLGSALKSIFKREYQVKKAVDDISFKIEKGELLGYIGPNGAGKSTTIKMLTGILLPSAGEIRVNGLVPFNNRKENSMNMGVVFGQRSQLYWDLPMEETFELYKKMYKVEDSKFKRNVEFYVDLLDMEEFLRKPVRTLSLGQKMRANLTVALLHDPDVLYLDEPTIGLDVVVKNKIRKFIKVINREKGTTVILTTHDMDDIEHICDRLIMIDHGHILYDGMLDDFKEQYGNQYLLMAQFAEDNVSINDPRLNIVKDEGQVKWLSFFKENIGTAEAVSILSRDHKLIDLSIKEPETEDIVRRVYEEGLLNSI, translated from the coding sequence ATGTCTTTTATAGATGTAAATAATCTTTCAAAAGAATTTAAAGTTTTTACAAGAAAAAAAGGGCTAGGTAGTGCCTTGAAGTCTATTTTTAAACGAGAATATCAAGTGAAAAAAGCTGTAGATGATATTTCATTTAAGATAGAAAAAGGGGAATTGCTAGGATATATTGGACCTAATGGAGCAGGTAAATCTACAACAATAAAAATGCTAACAGGTATTTTACTACCTTCTGCAGGAGAGATAAGAGTAAATGGGCTGGTGCCTTTTAATAATCGAAAAGAAAATTCCATGAATATGGGAGTTGTTTTTGGGCAGAGGTCACAATTATATTGGGATTTGCCCATGGAAGAAACTTTTGAGCTATATAAAAAGATGTATAAGGTAGAAGATAGCAAGTTTAAAAGAAATGTTGAATTTTATGTGGATTTATTAGACATGGAGGAGTTTTTAAGAAAACCTGTACGTACTTTAAGTCTTGGACAGAAGATGAGGGCAAATCTAACTGTGGCTTTACTGCATGATCCAGATGTCTTATATCTGGATGAACCCACTATAGGTCTTGATGTGGTAGTGAAAAATAAGATCAGAAAATTCATTAAAGTAATAAATAGAGAAAAAGGAACTACTGTGATATTGACTACACATGATATGGATGATATTGAACATATTTGTGATAGATTAATAATGATTGATCATGGGCATATCTTATATGATGGCATGCTTGATGATTTTAAAGAGCAGTATGGAAATCAATATCTTTTAATGGCTCAATTTGCTGAAGATAATGTTTCAATTAATGATCCTAGATTGAACATTGTTAAAGATGAGGGGCAGGTTAAATGGCTTTCTTTCTTTAAAGAAAATATTGGGACTGCTGAGGCTGTTAGCATATTAAGTAGAGATCATAAGTTGATTGATTTAAGTATTAAAGAACCTGAGACTGAAGATATTGTAAGAAGGGTTTATGAAGAGGGTCTTCTGAATTCTATATAA
- a CDS encoding ABC-2 family transporter protein, with product MHYLTLYIEFIKIRIQSIAEYRGSFISGCIAQFVSYGAQISLIWIMINQFETIGGWGPFEVMLLYSLNLISYSLAAFFMFNPCQQLYSMIRSGDFDEILIRPLNELLYLITRNFNTAYVSHISLSIITIVICLMNLDFTFSFFNLFFLIIVIVSGALIQAAAFLITTIPVFWVISASNIMNVFFFNLKQFITYPLSIYNRFIQILLTIIIPYGFISFYPSQIFIDKEDFLFFHPIISYLSPFVGIMLLLVAILFWNKGVNHYESTGS from the coding sequence ATGCATTACTTAACTCTCTACATAGAATTTATAAAAATAAGAATACAGTCTATAGCAGAATACAGGGGTTCTTTTATATCAGGTTGTATAGCCCAGTTTGTATCTTATGGGGCACAAATTTCACTTATCTGGATTATGATCAATCAATTTGAGACAATAGGGGGTTGGGGTCCCTTTGAAGTTATGTTACTTTATAGTTTGAATCTGATATCATATAGTCTGGCTGCTTTTTTCATGTTTAATCCATGTCAACAGCTTTATTCAATGATTAGAAGTGGTGATTTTGATGAGATATTAATTAGACCATTAAACGAGCTTTTATATTTAATTACCAGGAATTTCAATACGGCTTATGTTAGTCATATTTCATTATCAATAATAACTATAGTAATATGTCTTATGAATCTGGATTTTACTTTCTCTTTTTTTAATTTATTTTTTTTAATAATTGTAATCGTCAGTGGAGCATTAATTCAGGCTGCAGCTTTTCTTATTACTACTATACCTGTTTTTTGGGTGATTAGTGCTAGCAATATTATGAATGTATTTTTCTTTAATTTAAAACAATTCATTACTTATCCCTTATCAATATATAATCGATTTATACAGATATTACTCACAATAATTATCCCTTATGGTTTTATTAGTTTTTATCCTTCTCAGATATTTATAGACAAAGAAGATTTTTTGTTTTTCCATCCAATTATTAGCTATTTATCGCCCTTTGTTGGGATTATGTTATTATTAGTGGCAATATTGTTCTGGAATAAAGGTGTTAATCATTACGAAAGTACTGGATCTTAA
- a CDS encoding ABC-2 family transporter protein: MSLYLEYIKKIFQLKLTYRFNFIFSILTSVLWVYIQVNVWKALFVNQATVSGVSLDEMISFVILNLFISGLTNTYIGQNLGEAINKGDIANSLIKPLNIKFYFIAEDFGDKLFKIIFSIIPTCLLAAFFWGFKLPSLSLNLVIFILSLINAIVIMYSINYILGLLAFWLENSWYVPWYLSAFEKLFAGSLVPLWFYPDILYNISRFLPFRLVSFDPINIYLERISISESLNVLFMQIVWIITLLLLEKIIWYQAQKKIIIFGG, from the coding sequence TTGTCACTATATCTTGAGTATATTAAAAAAATATTTCAGTTAAAATTAACTTATCGTTTTAATTTTATTTTTTCTATTCTAACAAGTGTGCTCTGGGTTTATATTCAGGTAAATGTATGGAAGGCTTTATTTGTAAATCAAGCTACTGTGAGTGGCGTTAGTTTAGATGAGATGATTAGTTTTGTTATTTTGAATCTATTTATAAGTGGTCTTACAAATACATATATCGGGCAAAATTTGGGAGAAGCAATTAATAAAGGAGATATTGCTAATAGTCTTATAAAGCCACTTAATATAAAGTTTTATTTTATTGCTGAAGATTTTGGAGATAAATTATTCAAGATCATCTTTAGTATTATTCCTACCTGTTTACTTGCAGCCTTTTTCTGGGGCTTTAAATTACCTTCATTATCTTTGAATCTTGTAATTTTCATACTAAGCCTTATCAATGCCATAGTTATTATGTATTCTATTAATTATATTTTGGGATTGTTAGCTTTTTGGCTAGAAAACTCCTGGTATGTACCCTGGTATTTAAGTGCTTTTGAAAAACTTTTTGCAGGGTCATTAGTTCCTCTCTGGTTTTATCCAGATATCTTATATAATATCAGCAGGTTCTTACCTTTTCGCCTGGTATCATTTGACCCAATTAATATATATTTAGAAAGGATTAGTATATCAGAATCTTTAAATGTCCTGTTTATGCAAATTGTCTGGATAATTACTTTATTACTTTTAGAAAAAATTATTTGGTATCAAGCCCAGAAAAAGATAATTATATTTGGAGGATGA
- a CDS encoding transglutaminase family protein produces the protein MKLIPESKNIEEYLLEDIDLDYSHLTIREKVEELYHNCISENDKVKKAFEFVRDDIKHSWDIQSSRITRKASEVLVYKEGICYAKSNLLAALLRAVNIPAGFCYQRLTLGDTPETGYVIHALNAVYLSKLNKWIRLDARGNKKGINAQFAIDTEKLAFPIRKIYDEKDYPIIYLKPAKDTMDTLSNNNNCLEMYKSHLPSEI, from the coding sequence ATGAAATTAATTCCTGAAAGTAAAAACATAGAAGAATACTTATTAGAAGATATTGATCTTGATTATAGTCATTTGACAATTAGGGAAAAAGTTGAAGAGCTATATCATAATTGCATAAGTGAGAATGATAAAGTCAAAAAAGCATTTGAGTTCGTAAGAGATGACATTAAGCATTCCTGGGATATACAAAGCTCAAGAATAACTAGAAAAGCATCAGAAGTTTTAGTATATAAAGAAGGAATCTGTTATGCTAAATCTAATTTGCTTGCAGCATTACTTAGAGCAGTAAATATTCCAGCAGGCTTTTGCTATCAAAGGCTTACTTTGGGGGATACCCCTGAGACTGGATATGTTATTCATGCATTAAATGCTGTATATTTATCAAAATTAAATAAATGGATTAGGTTGGACGCTAGAGGAAATAAGAAAGGAATTAATGCACAATTTGCTATTGATACAGAGAAGTTAGCTTTTCCCATACGTAAAATATATGATGAAAAGGATTATCCTATTATATATCTAAAACCAGCAAAAGACACAATGGATACATTAAGCAATAATAACAACTGTTTAGAAATGTATAAAAGTCACTTACCTTCAGAAATATGA
- a CDS encoding ABC transporter ATP-binding protein, with the protein MLDKRTSKSQSTRKVLQNNLFILKYAWKYTPRFIFAACSTMAFNKFLVFMEHVIGIKFILDVIQYGRPFYHALIYILVLSVVIATAKLIDGYYYQSIEPKGKEKLYKNLRIELYEKASNLDISCYDNPEYYNDYVWSISELRTRIDKTIDCVVRLSANITTMLTATGLFVFIEPIGLIVIFTAAIITTLVNNKLNKLRYKMSLELNESERERKYINRVFYLADYAKEMRLYSLSEMLKGDFSKTNKKMRNTIKKYSKKILILGFISDYICSSFVIDGLYTIYIVYLTMVQRSISYGSAVVLLASAERLKRHIHYFTELLKDLQENSLYIEKIRNFMGYEEEIKDMPNSIPLLFNKKSSDKGVLELKNVSFRYPNEKEYTLKNISMKIGNNEKIAIVGYNGAGKTTLIKLLMRLYDVDEGVITLDGKAIQNYKVDDYRKSFATVFQDYQLFAANIGENVKMDKLSSQDNKSILKALEQSDFIKKLDKLENGIMTQLSNEFDDNGLELSGGEAQKIAIARAFNKDSNYIILDEPSSALDPISEYTINECTFNMAKEKNVIFISHRLLTTRFADRIYMLENGLIIEEGSHDELMKLRGKYFEMYDLQSEKYREITGA; encoded by the coding sequence ATGCTAGATAAAAGAACTTCAAAGAGTCAAAGTACCAGGAAAGTTTTACAGAACAACTTATTTATACTCAAATATGCCTGGAAATATACTCCCAGGTTTATTTTTGCAGCCTGTTCTACTATGGCTTTTAATAAGTTTCTTGTTTTTATGGAACATGTAATAGGGATTAAGTTTATATTGGATGTTATTCAATATGGAAGACCATTTTATCATGCCCTTATCTATATTTTAGTATTAAGTGTAGTCATAGCTACAGCCAAACTTATTGACGGTTATTACTATCAAAGTATAGAGCCAAAGGGAAAAGAAAAACTTTATAAAAATTTGAGAATAGAGTTATATGAAAAAGCAAGCAATTTAGACATATCCTGTTATGATAATCCAGAATATTATAATGATTATGTCTGGAGCATCAGTGAGCTTAGGACCAGGATAGATAAAACAATTGATTGTGTTGTGAGATTATCTGCTAACATTACTACTATGCTTACTGCCACTGGCTTATTTGTCTTTATAGAACCTATAGGCTTAATTGTTATCTTTACTGCAGCTATTATAACTACTCTGGTTAATAATAAACTAAATAAACTTAGATATAAGATGAGTCTGGAATTAAATGAAAGTGAACGTGAACGGAAATATATAAATCGTGTGTTTTATCTGGCTGATTATGCAAAGGAAATGAGGCTTTATTCTTTATCAGAAATGTTAAAAGGAGACTTTTCTAAGACCAATAAAAAAATGCGTAATACTATCAAGAAATATTCAAAAAAAATATTAATTTTAGGCTTTATATCAGATTATATTTGTAGTAGTTTTGTAATTGATGGCTTATATACCATATATATTGTGTATTTAACAATGGTACAAAGGTCAATTAGTTACGGTAGTGCTGTTGTTCTATTGGCATCTGCTGAAAGGCTCAAAAGACATATTCATTATTTTACAGAATTATTGAAAGATCTTCAGGAAAATAGTCTCTACATAGAAAAAATACGTAACTTTATGGGATATGAAGAGGAAATTAAAGATATGCCTAATTCAATACCATTACTTTTCAACAAGAAAAGTTCTGATAAAGGTGTATTAGAGCTTAAGAATGTTTCTTTTCGTTATCCAAATGAAAAAGAATATACCTTAAAAAATATCTCCATGAAGATAGGAAATAATGAAAAAATTGCTATTGTAGGCTACAATGGTGCTGGTAAAACCACTCTTATTAAACTACTTATGCGCTTATATGATGTAGATGAAGGTGTGATAACTTTAGATGGAAAAGCAATACAGAATTACAAGGTAGATGATTATCGAAAAAGTTTTGCTACTGTATTTCAGGATTATCAACTCTTTGCAGCAAATATTGGAGAAAATGTTAAAATGGATAAATTGTCAAGCCAGGATAATAAGAGTATTCTCAAAGCATTAGAACAAAGTGATTTTATAAAAAAATTAGACAAATTAGAGAATGGAATTATGACACAGTTAAGTAATGAGTTTGATGATAATGGCCTTGAATTGTCTGGTGGGGAAGCACAGAAAATTGCTATTGCCAGGGCATTTAATAAAGATTCAAACTATATAATTTTAGATGAGCCTTCTAGTGCCTTAGATCCGATTAGTGAATATACCATTAATGAATGTACTTTCAATATGGCCAAAGAAAAAAATGTAATATTTATCTCACATCGCTTATTAACAACTCGCTTTGCTGATAGGATATATATGTTGGAAAATGGTCTGATTATTGAAGAAGGTAGTCATGATGAGCTAATGAAATTAAGAGGAAAATATTTTGAAATGTATGATTTACAATCTGAGAAGTACAGAGAGATTACAGGAGCATGA
- a CDS encoding ABC transporter ATP-binding protein — protein MKNQDESMLYNNFYVLKMVHKIHPQRIYLEFIKYGLDNFRRIFYGIIFIRYLLESMEGNRSFSHIVIFIIISASVFMFVDFYNKWFYNYFKPISDNIIYENVYQKLYDKAEKVELSCYEDKEFYNNYTVAMEGANEKITQTIENCSKIIFAALAVTYVFYTMFNIDPWVLLFVIFPIIGNFVIGKKLNKIYYQRYIKSVPFQRRMEYVNRIVYLKEFAKEIRLSNIFTVMKDIYNEGYEGVLKVIESMKTKAAWTYFLKTVTSFMFLFEGVLLYGAYRAIVTQSITLSEFAILSSAMVSGAWMIIDVAERMVSIYENGMFLNKLKDFLNYRPKIIEKKDAKKVSRPVNSIVFENLKFAYKDEDYQLKSLNIKINKKAKIAIVGQNGAGKSTFVKLLMRLYDPTEGRIMLNGRNIKDYKLQNYRNLYGATFQDYQIFSMTVAENVLMKKVETVEEKDRVIGALEKSGIYKKVERLPNGIDTVLTKEFDKNGAVLSGGEMQKIAIARAIANDYEIVILDEPTSALDPVAEYYLYQNIMETCKDKIVIFISHRLSSAILADHIYMMEDGRIIEEGNHKQLISINGKYAEMFNKQAEKFREDNMKGFENAGMKVGIKNAR, from the coding sequence ATGAAAAATCAAGATGAAAGTATGTTGTATAATAATTTTTATGTTTTAAAGATGGTACATAAGATTCATCCACAGAGAATTTATCTTGAATTCATAAAATATGGTCTCGATAACTTTCGCAGAATTTTCTATGGTATTATTTTTATCAGATATTTACTGGAATCTATGGAGGGTAATAGAAGCTTTAGCCATATTGTAATTTTTATTATTATAAGTGCAAGTGTTTTTATGTTTGTAGATTTCTATAATAAGTGGTTTTATAACTATTTCAAACCTATAAGTGATAACATAATTTATGAAAATGTATATCAAAAACTATATGATAAGGCAGAAAAAGTAGAGTTGTCCTGTTATGAAGATAAAGAATTTTATAACAATTATACAGTTGCCATGGAAGGTGCTAATGAAAAAATTACACAAACTATAGAGAATTGCTCAAAAATAATTTTTGCTGCTCTGGCTGTAACTTATGTATTTTATACTATGTTTAATATAGATCCCTGGGTCTTATTATTTGTAATATTCCCGATAATAGGGAATTTTGTAATTGGTAAAAAGCTAAATAAGATATATTATCAAAGGTATATTAAGTCTGTACCTTTCCAGCGGAGAATGGAATATGTTAATCGGATAGTTTATTTAAAAGAGTTTGCCAAGGAAATAAGGCTTTCAAATATATTTACAGTAATGAAAGATATATATAATGAAGGTTACGAGGGAGTCCTAAAGGTTATTGAGTCTATGAAAACAAAAGCAGCATGGACTTACTTTTTAAAAACTGTAACTAGTTTTATGTTTCTTTTTGAAGGGGTATTGCTATATGGCGCATATAGGGCTATTGTAACACAATCTATTACCTTAAGTGAATTTGCTATATTGTCCAGTGCTATGGTTAGTGGGGCATGGATGATAATAGATGTGGCTGAGAGAATGGTCTCTATTTATGAAAATGGTATGTTTCTTAATAAGTTGAAAGACTTTCTAAATTACAGGCCTAAAATTATAGAAAAAAAGGATGCAAAAAAAGTAAGTCGTCCAGTGAATTCTATAGTTTTTGAAAATCTAAAATTTGCCTATAAAGATGAAGATTATCAGTTGAAATCATTGAATATTAAAATAAATAAGAAGGCAAAGATTGCAATAGTGGGACAAAATGGTGCTGGTAAAAGTACATTTGTAAAACTATTAATGAGATTATATGATCCAACAGAAGGCAGAATAATGCTAAATGGTCGTAATATAAAAGATTATAAACTTCAGAATTATCGAAATTTGTATGGGGCAACTTTTCAAGATTATCAAATTTTTTCAATGACTGTTGCAGAAAATGTACTGATGAAAAAAGTAGAAACAGTTGAAGAAAAAGATAGAGTTATTGGGGCACTTGAAAAAAGTGGAATATATAAAAAGGTAGAGAGATTACCAAATGGAATAGATACTGTATTGACAAAAGAATTTGATAAAAATGGTGCAGTATTATCAGGGGGAGAAATGCAAAAGATTGCTATAGCAAGGGCTATTGCAAATGATTATGAAATTGTGATATTAGATGAACCTACAAGTGCTTTAGATCCTGTTGCTGAATATTATCTATATCAAAATATAATGGAAACATGCAAAGATAAAATAGTAATATTTATATCCCATCGCTTATCATCTGCTATTCTGGCAGATCACATCTATATGATGGAAGATGGTAGAATTATTGAAGAAGGCAATCATAAACAACTTATTAGTATTAATGGTAAATATGCTGAGATGTTCAATAAACAGGCAGAGAAATTTAGAGAAGACAATATGAAGGGCTTTGAGAATGCAGGTATGAAAGTAGGGATTAAAAATGCTAGATAA